Genomic segment of Pseudomonas iranensis:
CCTGAGGCATTCCCACGCAGAGCATTGGAACGATCAGTTGCGCCACCTGAGGCATCGCGAATATCTATCTTCATCGCTTTCGTTCCAGAAATTCCCCGTACAGCCGCGCGGTATTTCCCGGCTGTTCGACCATCGGCATGTGCCCGACGTGATCCCACACATCCACTTCGAGATTGGCGATGCCTTTGCTCCACACCGGCACGCTGCTGACGTCGATCAGGCGATCCTTGCGCCCCCACAGCAACAGCGCCGGGCATTTGATCTCGGCCAGTTTCGGCTCCATCGGCGGGCTGGCGCGGAAGTCGCGGAAGATTTCTTCGAGCTCGTCACGTTGTTGCTCATAGCGCTGGGCGACGGCGTCCAGCACCAGCTTCGGTACCCACGGCGGCGACTCCATGGTCATCGCATAAAAGCGCTGAAATTCTTCGCGGGAGTTGATCAGGAACGGATTATGCCCGCGCGCCAGATGGCGCTCCATGTCGCTTGGCTCCGGTGCGGTGACGCCGGCCGGGTCGATCAATGCCAGCGAGGCGATTCGCTCCGGATAGGTCGCCGCCAGCCACGCGGCAATGTAGCCGCCCATGGAGTTGCCGATGACGTGGACTTT
This window contains:
- a CDS encoding alpha/beta fold hydrolase, with amino-acid sequence MLLLFVALAVFVAWSWLSYPAVGHWLYNLAMASEARLYKLHKIEVPIAEMTVSTWQGGPYEASSAILMLHGFSADKNLWLRCARHFVRQYRVIIPDLAGHGETGFKAGGGYDIAVQAKRMIQLLDVCGVEKVHVIGNSMGGYIAAWLAATYPERIASLALIDPAGVTAPEPSDMERHLARGHNPFLINSREEFQRFYAMTMESPPWVPKLVLDAVAQRYEQQRDELEEIFRDFRASPPMEPKLAEIKCPALLLWGRKDRLIDVSSVPVWSKGIANLEVDVWDHVGHMPMVEQPGNTARLYGEFLERKR